In Oncorhynchus keta strain PuntledgeMale-10-30-2019 chromosome 19, Oket_V2, whole genome shotgun sequence, a single genomic region encodes these proteins:
- the ngs gene encoding notochord granular surface, with protein sequence MSRSPERMSSYRRHFEGALASSSASYQVRVSSPSPTRRDVRHRSASYSRSGGTMGRRNASSSHKSRMTSSVSMGALCFGMNKGLGPSLDLDAAAAENQEFMSTRTGERKEMVALNDRLAIYIEKVRTLEGQNKLLEAEIDALKNRYMKPSGLRQLYEGQLRELHRIAEQMRVQRDLAVAAKGAMAGQVEVLKVKYEEALEARKNAELEIEAFRPDVDRATSARIGLEKQLENLEVELAFLTRVHKEEIEELMQQIYVAVAKVDMTFALPDLSSALKQIQSQYDSIAARNLQEMDAWYKSKFQDLNNVTTKHVQSVRSVREEIASYKKDSLNLERELESMKTRNESLEVQIRDAVARHKKEEETLRERIEGLKLELMAMKEKIALLLREYQELLNVKMALEIEITTYRALIEGEDTRLSTMVQSMSVGGGRVAISASSTSASVSAASVSGYGAGLGRAPGIGYGGTKEAPGGAVISPESQTGSFEEQSVEMTERQTLLIS encoded by the exons ATGAGTCGCAGCCCAGAAAGGATGTCTTCTTACCGTCGCCACTTCGAGGGAGCCCTtgcctcctcctctgcttcctacCAGGTGCGGGTTTCAAGCCCTTCACCGACCCGAAGGGATGTACGTCACCGCTCTGCCAGCTACAGTCGCAGCGGTGGAACCATGGGGAGGAGGAACGCCTCCAGCAGCCATAAATCCCGTATGACCAG CAGTGTGAGTATGGGGGCCCTGTGCTTCGGAATGAACAAGGGCCTGGGGCCCAGCCTGGACCTGGATGCAGCTGCAGCGGAGAACCAAGAATTCATGAGCACCCGCACAGGCGAGAGGAAGGAGATGGTGGCCCTCAACGACCGCCTGGCTATCTACATCGAGAAG GTGCGTACTCTGGAGGGGCAGAACAAGCTGCTGGAGGCTGAGATTGATGCTCTGAAGAACCGCTATATGAAGCCGTCTGGGCTGAGACAGCTCTACGAGGGACAGCTGAGAGAGCTCCACCGGATCGCGGAGCAGATGAGAGTACAGAGG GACCTGGCTGTAGCGGCCAAGGGGGCCATGGCAGGACAGGTGGAGGTGCTCAAGGTCAAATATGAGGAGGCTCTGGAGGCCAGGAAGAATGCAGAGTTGGAGATCGAAGCCTTCCGCCCC GATGTGGATAGAGCCACCTCGGCCCGTATCGGCCTGGAGAAACAGCTGGAGAACCTGGAGGTGGAGCTGGCCTTCTTGACCAGAGTTCACAAAGAG GAAATTGAGGAACTGATGCAGCAGATCTATGTGGCGGTGGCGAAGGTGGACATGACTTTTGCCCTTCCTGACCTCTCCTCCGCCCTTAAACAAATCCAGTCCCAGTACGACAGCATCGCTGCCAGAAACCTACAG GAGATGGACGCTTGGTACAAGTCAAAGTTCCAGGACCTGAACAATGTGACAACCAAACACGTTCAAAGTGTTCGAAGTGTGAGGGAGGAAATCGCAAGTTACAAGAAAGAT AGCTTAAACCTGGAGCGTGAGTTGGAGTCTATGAAAACGAGAAATGAGTCTCTGGAGGTTCAGATTCGTGATGCTGTGGCGAGACacaagaaagaagaagagacactGCGT GAGCGTATTGAGGGGCTGAAGCTGGAGCTGATGGCGATGAAGGAGAAGATAGCTCTGCTGCTGAGAGAGTACCAGGAGCTGCTCAACGTCAAGATGGCCCTGGAGATTGAGATCACCACCTACAG GGCGCTGATCGAAGGCGAGGACACCCGTCTCAGCACCATGGTACAGAGCATGTCCGTCGGTGGAGGAAGAGTGGCCATCAGCGCTAGCTCCACCTCTGCCTCGGTTAGTGCCGCCTCTGTCAGCGGATACGGGGCCGGGCTGGGCAGAGCCCCTGGTATTGGATACGGAGGCACCAAAGAGGCCCCTGGCGGGGCGGTGATATCACCAGAGAGCCAGACGGGGAGCTTCGAGGAACAGTCAGTGGAGATGACTGAGAGGCAGACTCTTCTCATCAG TTAA